Proteins encoded by one window of Acidipropionibacterium virtanenii:
- the cydD gene encoding thiol reductant ABC exporter subunit CydD — protein MALCATGAVTAVLVLGQAWLLSRSVSSVFATHSMDGVGRWAALLGLVFCGRGLTSWATEWFSHRASAAVKSQLRGDLLRARLARPTDSSTTSGTLITLITTGLDALDGFYAKYLPQLVLAVIVPVVLAVAIATRDVVSVVIIAVTIPLIPLFMALIGWRTETAVRRRFHVATRLSDHFADLMSGLPTLQVFGRARAQLEGLRRTEGANRTETMRTLRISFLSSFVLELLATLSVALVAVTVGFRVAAGGMNLQTSLFILILAPEVYLPVREVGARFHDSADGMAAAEAAFAVIDRAGSASAPACSPTTGSSPGGIDVPSPRDVPVVLEGLTLTYPDTAAPALDGLDLRIDPGSLVALAGHSGGGKTTALDCLLGFLTPDSGRIRVGDVDLVGASPDTWRVWRRHLAHVSQDPAMIRGTLADNLRLGAADATDEQLRHALDRCGAHSLALDKRVDDDAEGLSAGERRRVAMARALLRVELGGAGMLVLDEPTAGLDDAAEATVLETVRALGTSVLAVSHRSAVLEGADVVVTLGGQKARP, from the coding sequence GTGGCGCTGTGCGCCACCGGGGCGGTCACGGCAGTCCTGGTACTCGGCCAGGCGTGGCTGCTGTCCCGGTCGGTCTCCTCGGTCTTCGCCACCCACTCGATGGATGGAGTGGGCCGATGGGCCGCGCTGCTGGGTCTGGTGTTCTGCGGCAGGGGATTGACGTCGTGGGCCACCGAATGGTTCTCCCACCGGGCGTCGGCGGCGGTGAAGTCGCAGCTGCGCGGCGACCTGCTGCGCGCCCGGCTGGCCCGACCCACCGACTCCTCGACGACGTCGGGGACCCTCATCACCCTGATCACCACGGGCCTGGACGCCCTGGACGGGTTCTACGCGAAGTACCTGCCGCAGCTGGTGCTGGCCGTCATCGTGCCGGTGGTGCTGGCGGTGGCGATCGCCACCCGGGATGTGGTGAGCGTGGTGATCATCGCCGTCACCATCCCGCTGATCCCGCTGTTCATGGCGCTCATCGGGTGGCGCACCGAGACGGCGGTGCGCAGGCGGTTCCACGTCGCGACCCGGCTGTCCGACCACTTCGCGGACCTGATGAGCGGGCTGCCCACCCTGCAGGTCTTCGGGCGGGCCCGGGCCCAGCTGGAGGGGCTGCGCCGCACCGAGGGGGCCAACCGCACCGAGACGATGCGGACCCTGCGGATCAGCTTCCTGTCCTCCTTCGTCCTGGAGCTGCTGGCCACCCTGTCGGTGGCGCTCGTGGCGGTGACCGTCGGTTTCCGGGTGGCCGCCGGCGGGATGAACCTGCAGACCTCACTGTTCATCCTCATCCTCGCCCCCGAGGTGTACCTTCCGGTGCGCGAGGTGGGGGCGCGCTTTCACGACTCCGCCGACGGCATGGCGGCGGCCGAGGCGGCCTTCGCGGTGATCGACCGGGCCGGGAGCGCGTCTGCCCCGGCTTGCTCCCCCACCACGGGCTCCTCCCCCGGGGGCATCGACGTGCCCTCCCCCCGCGACGTTCCCGTCGTCCTCGAAGGCCTGACCCTCACCTATCCCGACACCGCGGCCCCCGCCCTGGACGGCCTGGACCTGCGCATCGACCCCGGCTCGCTCGTGGCGCTGGCGGGCCATTCCGGTGGCGGGAAGACGACGGCGCTGGACTGCCTGCTGGGCTTCCTGACCCCCGACTCGGGGCGCATCCGGGTGGGGGACGTCGACCTGGTCGGCGCGTCGCCGGACACCTGGCGGGTCTGGCGCCGGCATCTGGCCCACGTCTCCCAGGACCCGGCGATGATCCGAGGCACCCTGGCCGACAACCTGCGGCTGGGTGCCGCCGATGCCACCGACGAGCAGCTGCGTCACGCACTGGACCGCTGTGGTGCCCACTCGCTGGCACTCGACAAGCGGGTCGACGACGACGCCGAGGGCCTCTCGGCCGGGGAACGACGCCGGGTCGCGATGGCCCGCGCACTGCTGCGGGTCGAACTGGGCGGGGCCGGGATGCTCGTCCTCGACGAGCCCACCGCCGGGCTGGACGACGCCGCCGAGGCGACAGTGCTGGAGACGGTGCGGGCCCTGGGGACGTCGGTGCTGGCAGTGAGCCACCGGTCCGCGGTGCTGGAGGGGGCCGACGTCGTCGTCACCCTGGGCGGACAGAAGGCGCGCCCGTGA
- the cydC gene encoding thiol reductant ABC exporter subunit CydC, protein MNTSPWRPAARLLRTLLDDSEHGVEHGRRLLVLSVLLAACASGASVGLMGVSGWLLSRAAELPPVLYLEAAAVGVRFFGISRGVFRYAERLIGHDLALRMQGGLRMRVYDRISRTTLLGRRHGDLLVRVTADVEAILDLVVRVVVPACAASLVIIGTTVLLGRFSVGSAAVLLVSAILAGVVMPWLTQRLSRTADASMVPLRGMLADRTRELAHAAPDLVALGAEEKALASVLDVDARLRAAERRSARVRGLATGGQVVAAGVAVIGALLIGGQAVADGRMGGRILAVLVLTPLALHEVFSSFNAAAQTFTRASAALRRVDEVLQEEPVGSGDSTKAQVAGSQPSLRARDLAIGWPGGPRVLDGLDLDIGPGERVAVVGPSGIGKTTLAATVMGLIPPMGGSVETTGRVRYLAQDAHVFATTVAENVRIGARDATDGEVADALRRAGLEIPTDRVVGEDGATLSGGEAQRLALARVLVAHTPSSGGAIPSTSTAPLTSPLLILDEPTEHLDSETATALMDDLWAVTAPDALENSPDSPDSPGAAMLVITHDRTVMGRCDQVLRLG, encoded by the coding sequence GTGAACACGTCCCCCTGGCGCCCCGCCGCCCGCCTGCTGCGCACCCTCCTCGACGACTCCGAGCACGGCGTGGAGCACGGCCGCCGCCTTCTGGTGCTCTCGGTGCTCCTGGCGGCCTGCGCATCCGGTGCCTCGGTCGGGCTGATGGGGGTGTCCGGCTGGCTGCTGTCGCGGGCCGCAGAGCTGCCGCCGGTGCTGTACCTGGAGGCGGCCGCGGTGGGCGTGCGGTTCTTCGGCATCTCGCGGGGCGTCTTCCGCTACGCCGAACGGCTCATCGGCCACGACCTGGCGCTGCGCATGCAGGGCGGCCTGCGGATGCGGGTCTACGACCGCATCTCCCGCACCACCCTGCTGGGACGTCGTCACGGGGACCTGCTGGTGCGCGTGACCGCAGACGTCGAGGCGATCCTCGACCTGGTGGTGAGGGTGGTGGTGCCCGCCTGCGCCGCCTCTCTGGTCATCATCGGGACGACGGTGCTGCTGGGTCGGTTCTCGGTGGGTTCGGCCGCCGTGCTGCTCGTCTCGGCGATCCTGGCCGGGGTCGTGATGCCCTGGCTCACCCAGCGGTTGTCCCGGACCGCCGATGCGTCGATGGTCCCACTGCGGGGCATGCTGGCCGACCGCACCCGGGAGCTGGCTCACGCGGCTCCCGATCTGGTGGCCCTGGGAGCCGAGGAGAAGGCCCTGGCATCCGTGCTGGACGTCGATGCGCGGTTGCGGGCGGCCGAACGCAGGTCGGCCCGGGTGCGCGGCCTGGCCACCGGCGGCCAGGTGGTGGCGGCCGGCGTCGCGGTGATCGGCGCCCTGCTGATCGGAGGACAGGCGGTCGCCGACGGGCGTATGGGCGGACGGATCCTGGCGGTCCTGGTGCTCACTCCGCTGGCCCTGCACGAGGTCTTCTCCAGCTTCAATGCGGCCGCTCAGACCTTCACCCGGGCCTCGGCGGCGCTGCGCCGGGTCGATGAGGTGCTCCAGGAGGAGCCGGTGGGCTCAGGGGACTCCACCAAGGCACAGGTCGCGGGTTCTCAGCCCTCGCTGCGGGCGCGCGATCTGGCGATCGGCTGGCCCGGTGGGCCCCGGGTGCTCGACGGTCTGGATCTTGACATCGGGCCCGGGGAGAGGGTCGCGGTGGTCGGCCCGTCGGGGATCGGCAAGACCACCCTGGCCGCCACCGTGATGGGTCTCATCCCCCCGATGGGAGGCTCTGTGGAGACCACCGGGCGGGTGCGCTACCTCGCCCAGGACGCCCACGTCTTCGCCACCACCGTCGCCGAGAATGTGCGGATCGGCGCCCGCGACGCCACCGACGGTGAGGTCGCCGACGCGCTGCGGCGGGCGGGGCTGGAGATTCCCACCGACCGGGTGGTCGGCGAGGACGGCGCGACGCTGTCCGGTGGGGAGGCGCAGCGTCTGGCCCTGGCACGGGTGCTCGTCGCCCATACTCCGTCCTCCGGCGGCGCCATTCCCTCCACCTCCACGGCCCCACTCACGTCCCCGCTCCTCATCCTCGACGAGCCCACCGAGCACCTGGACTCCGAGACCGCCACGGCGCTGATGGACGATCTGTGGGCCGTCACGGCGCCGGACGCGCTCGAGAACTCGCCGGACTCACCGGACTCACCGGGCGCCGCCATGCTGGTCATCACGCACGACCGGACCGTGATGGGCCGCTGCGACCAGGTGCTCCGCCTCGGGTGA
- a CDS encoding type IV toxin-antitoxin system AbiEi family antitoxin domain-containing protein, with the protein MDRVSRRLVFIASVQGGVITREQAMEYGMTSAQVRAMVETGRWRRLARGVYATDLPVWEQLAWAGLLQAGEGACLGGSAAGYLYGINGQPPQIDIWVPPGRSVPRRRDTPVPKPVAKAGRSASETGGDPELERLVHEMWNPWRFHQGVRTVVGNPPRSCVEETVLDLCEGKLHSHFREEDPVIWFQRSYPPMLRGWMRAVIRPVLDSGLTTVDKLRNTLDARPQMEGGVLIRWELGQMEQGLAIGAKRKAVRRRDPRGKAHPITD; encoded by the coding sequence ATGGATCGAGTTTCTCGTCGTCTCGTATTCATCGCCTCTGTCCAGGGCGGAGTCATCACCCGCGAACAGGCGATGGAGTACGGCATGACGTCTGCACAGGTGCGGGCGATGGTTGAGACAGGTCGGTGGCGTCGGCTGGCGCGGGGCGTCTACGCCACCGATCTGCCCGTCTGGGAGCAGCTGGCATGGGCGGGCCTGCTCCAGGCGGGGGAGGGCGCGTGCCTGGGCGGATCGGCAGCCGGATATCTGTACGGGATCAACGGCCAACCCCCGCAGATCGACATCTGGGTCCCACCGGGGCGATCGGTGCCGCGGCGTCGCGACACTCCAGTGCCCAAGCCGGTGGCGAAGGCTGGGAGGTCGGCTTCCGAGACCGGGGGTGATCCTGAGCTGGAACGCCTGGTGCATGAGATGTGGAATCCGTGGCGGTTCCACCAGGGTGTTCGGACTGTCGTCGGGAACCCGCCGCGCTCCTGCGTGGAGGAGACCGTGCTGGATCTCTGTGAGGGCAAGCTGCACAGTCACTTCCGGGAGGAGGACCCCGTGATCTGGTTCCAGCGTTCCTACCCGCCGATGCTCCGCGGCTGGATGAGGGCGGTCATCCGTCCGGTCCTCGACTCGGGACTCACAACGGTGGACAAGCTTCGGAACACTCTCGATGCGAGGCCGCAGATGGAGGGCGGCGTTCTGATCAGGTGGGAACTGGGTCAGATGGAGCAGGGGCTGGCCATCGGTGCGAAGAGGAAAGCGGTGCGGCGCAGGGATCCTCGGGGCAAGGCGCACCCGATCACGGACTGA
- a CDS encoding LutC/YkgG family protein yields the protein MSTAQEAAARTEILARIRRATADITDKNPETDVPIDWEYGTGIEMDDVVGTFVQKVIDYSATVVRVKAVDVPQAVIDGLRATGARMSAAVPPGLDSDWIYAIRAAGLDARVDDPQLSKETLNETEAVVTASAAGVADTGTIVLTHIADQGRRALTLVPDRHVCVVRASQVVSDVPEAMQIVKPAVLEGHPLTWISGGSATSDIELSRVDGVHGPRTLYVIVVDDA from the coding sequence ATGAGCACCGCCCAGGAGGCCGCGGCCCGCACCGAGATTCTGGCCAGGATCCGCCGGGCGACCGCCGACATCACCGACAAGAACCCCGAGACCGATGTCCCGATCGACTGGGAGTACGGCACCGGCATCGAGATGGACGACGTCGTCGGCACCTTCGTGCAGAAGGTCATCGACTACTCCGCCACCGTGGTGCGGGTGAAGGCCGTCGACGTGCCGCAGGCAGTCATCGACGGGCTGCGGGCCACCGGAGCGCGAATGAGCGCGGCGGTTCCCCCCGGCCTGGACTCCGACTGGATCTACGCCATCCGGGCCGCCGGCCTGGATGCCCGGGTGGATGATCCGCAGCTGAGCAAGGAGACCCTCAACGAGACCGAGGCCGTCGTGACGGCCTCGGCCGCCGGGGTCGCCGACACCGGCACGATCGTGCTCACCCACATCGCCGACCAGGGACGCCGGGCGTTGACCCTGGTGCCCGACCGCCATGTGTGCGTGGTCCGGGCCTCCCAAGTGGTCTCCGACGTGCCCGAGGCGATGCAGATCGTCAAGCCCGCCGTCCTGGAGGGCCACCCGCTCACCTGGATCTCCGGCGGGTCGGCGACCAGCGACATCGAGCTGTCGCGGGTCGACGGGGTGCACGGACCCCGCACGCTCTACGTGATCGTGGTCGACGACGCCTGA
- a CDS encoding LutB/LldF family L-lactate oxidation iron-sulfur protein, translating into MGTELRRITEGNHGVARLTPAPDNGGTFLGMPKFQKAVKTELELSVQRKNMRNATTTIRNKRALRVSESPDWEELRDAATAIKNRVSRHLDYYLEEAEKNLEAHGVHVHWARDGEEANRIVAEIAKAKGVDEVVKIKSITTQETDLNEYLEEQGIAAWETDLAELIVQLGHDRPSHIVVPAIHRNRAEVREIFLREMKNYGRPAPEDVSENPPELAGAARLHLREKFLRAKMAVSGGNFVCADTGSLVIVESEGNGRMCLTLPDTLVSMVGIEKVLPSFDDLEVFLKLLPRSATGERMNPYNSVWSGVTEGDGPQEQHVIFMDNGRTDVLADKVGREVLRCIRCASCINTCPVYERAGGHAYGSVYPGPIGISLTPQLRGVDDPVDRGMPYACSLCGACNDVCPVKIPFTDIILHLRNRVADAEKADRFGHDAEGTVERNLMKTAGWIFGSAKRFEGVQMATRGAGKALRGKPLGPIPVPVAERWLKYRDVEAPPTETFRSWWKKNRQEGK; encoded by the coding sequence ATGGGTACCGAACTGCGTCGTATCACCGAGGGCAATCATGGCGTCGCCCGTCTGACCCCCGCTCCGGACAACGGCGGCACCTTCCTGGGAATGCCGAAGTTCCAGAAGGCGGTCAAGACCGAGCTGGAGCTGAGTGTCCAGCGCAAGAACATGCGCAACGCCACCACCACGATCCGCAACAAGCGGGCCCTGCGCGTCTCCGAGTCCCCGGACTGGGAGGAGCTGCGCGACGCCGCCACCGCGATCAAGAACCGGGTCTCGCGGCACCTGGACTACTACCTCGAGGAGGCCGAGAAGAACCTGGAGGCCCACGGCGTCCACGTCCACTGGGCCCGTGACGGCGAGGAGGCCAACCGGATCGTCGCCGAGATCGCCAAGGCCAAGGGCGTCGACGAGGTGGTGAAGATCAAGTCGATCACCACCCAGGAGACCGACCTCAACGAGTACCTGGAGGAGCAGGGGATCGCGGCCTGGGAGACCGACCTGGCGGAGCTGATCGTCCAGCTCGGCCACGACCGTCCCTCCCACATCGTGGTGCCGGCCATCCACCGCAACCGTGCCGAGGTGCGCGAGATCTTCCTGCGGGAGATGAAGAACTACGGGCGCCCCGCCCCCGAGGACGTCTCGGAGAACCCGCCGGAGCTGGCCGGCGCGGCGCGGCTGCACCTGCGTGAGAAGTTCCTGCGCGCCAAGATGGCGGTCTCCGGCGGCAACTTCGTGTGCGCCGACACCGGCTCCCTGGTGATCGTGGAGTCCGAGGGCAACGGCCGGATGTGCCTCACCCTGCCCGACACCCTGGTGTCGATGGTGGGCATCGAGAAGGTGCTGCCGAGCTTCGACGACCTGGAGGTCTTCCTCAAGCTGCTGCCCCGCTCGGCCACCGGCGAGCGGATGAACCCGTACAACTCCGTGTGGAGCGGCGTCACCGAGGGCGACGGCCCCCAGGAGCAGCACGTCATCTTCATGGACAACGGCCGCACCGACGTGCTGGCCGACAAGGTGGGACGCGAGGTGCTGCGATGCATCCGCTGCGCCTCCTGCATCAACACCTGCCCGGTCTACGAGAGGGCCGGCGGTCACGCCTACGGCTCGGTCTACCCGGGCCCGATCGGCATCAGCCTCACCCCGCAGCTGCGCGGGGTCGACGATCCGGTGGATCGCGGCATGCCCTACGCCTGCTCGCTGTGCGGGGCCTGCAATGATGTGTGCCCGGTGAAGATCCCCTTCACCGACATCATCCTGCACCTGCGCAACCGGGTGGCCGACGCCGAGAAGGCCGACCGCTTCGGCCACGACGCCGAGGGCACCGTGGAACGCAACCTCATGAAGACGGCCGGCTGGATCTTCGGAAGCGCCAAGCGCTTCGAGGGCGTCCAGATGGCCACCCGCGGTGCCGGCAAGGCGCTGCGCGGCAAGCCGCTGGGGCCGATCCCGGTGCCGGTGGCCGAGCGCTGGTTGAAGTATCGCGACGTCGAGGCGCCGCCCACCGAGACCTTCCGCAGCTGGTGGAAGAAGAACCGACAGGAGGGCAAGTGA
- a CDS encoding (Fe-S)-binding protein produces the protein MTTTTAPHSGAAAAPGRPGAGMTVGLFITCINDVMFPQTGQAVVKILERLGCSVEFPKAQTCCGQMTTNSGYFDESIPAVKQYVKAFSGYDYVVAPSGSCTGAVREQHPMLARHTGDKGLIREVDEVSSKIFDLPEFLVDVLGVDDVGGYFPHRVTYHPSCHGLRFIKLGDKPYRLLSHVKGMTMVPLPADEQCCGFGGTFCVKNPDMSAAMANDKARHVRETEAEYVVAGDNSCLLNIGGVLSRQNSGVKAIHLAEILANTEED, from the coding sequence ATGACAACAACCACTGCCCCCCACAGCGGTGCGGCCGCCGCGCCGGGACGACCCGGCGCCGGGATGACGGTCGGGCTGTTCATCACCTGCATCAATGACGTCATGTTCCCCCAGACGGGACAGGCCGTCGTCAAGATCCTCGAGCGCCTCGGCTGCTCGGTGGAATTCCCCAAGGCTCAGACCTGCTGCGGCCAGATGACCACCAACTCGGGCTATTTCGACGAGTCGATCCCCGCCGTCAAGCAGTACGTCAAGGCCTTCTCCGGCTATGACTACGTGGTGGCGCCGTCGGGATCGTGCACCGGCGCGGTCCGCGAGCAGCATCCGATGCTGGCCCGCCACACCGGGGACAAGGGCCTGATCCGCGAGGTCGACGAGGTGAGCTCGAAGATCTTCGATCTGCCCGAGTTCCTCGTCGACGTGCTGGGGGTCGACGACGTCGGCGGCTACTTCCCGCACCGCGTCACCTACCATCCGTCCTGCCACGGTCTCCGTTTCATCAAGCTCGGCGACAAGCCCTACCGGCTGCTGAGCCACGTCAAGGGCATGACGATGGTGCCGCTGCCGGCCGACGAGCAGTGCTGCGGATTCGGCGGCACCTTCTGCGTCAAGAACCCCGACATGAGCGCCGCGATGGCCAATGACAAGGCCCGCCACGTCCGTGAGACGGAGGCCGAGTACGTGGTCGCCGGCGACAACTCCTGTCTGCTGAACATCGGCGGGGTGCTGTCCCGCCAGAACTCGGGCGTCAAGGCCATCCACCTGGCCGAGATCCTGGCCAACACCGAGGAGGACTGA
- a CDS encoding L-lactate permease: MVLLEAFRPDTNPLGRQWLSALVAFLPVLAMLITLGALKWKAHWAGIFSWAVALVVAITAFKMPFGMAFSSSVQGFLYGILPIVAILVAAIWMYQLTVVSGRFDDLRKTFFLISDDPRVLGILIAFCFGGLLEALAGFGAPVAIAAAMLIGIGFGKLRGAVTALVANTVPVAFGAVGLPVLQAAKTSGLDVLDVAPVSARICALLCLVVPFLMLAIMDGKKGVVQVWPFGLFCGIVFGATKWVVASTALYNLTEIFAAIITVALAMLFLKFWKPQGGHEAATRIGIPMDSSIETEAVEAEHVDTSDLTGKKIMMALVPYILVIVVFAVAAVPAVKGVLAKADFAMKWPLLSGNLLNAAGEAAGHQTYTWQLTSQPWFLLAIVAILVGLIYRMSFGAIFKELWANIVKMKFSALTIGMVVALAYVMGDSGQTLALGLFIAGAGAVYPFLAPSLGWIGTYVTGSDTSANILFSNLQSTVGQQIGQGSYLGVDGMRHLLVGTGAAGGVVGKMISPQSLTVAATAIGLMGGESIILRKVFKYSILLIVLMCILAGLMSTPVLAWILP; encoded by the coding sequence ATGGTTCTTCTCGAGGCCTTCAGGCCTGATACCAACCCCCTGGGGCGCCAGTGGCTGTCCGCCCTGGTCGCCTTCCTGCCCGTGCTGGCCATGCTCATCACGCTGGGCGCGCTCAAGTGGAAGGCCCACTGGGCCGGCATCTTCTCCTGGGCGGTGGCCCTGGTCGTTGCGATCACGGCCTTCAAGATGCCGTTCGGCATGGCATTCTCCAGCAGCGTCCAGGGTTTCCTCTACGGCATCCTTCCGATTGTCGCGATCCTCGTCGCCGCGATCTGGATGTACCAGCTGACGGTGGTCTCCGGACGTTTCGACGACCTGCGCAAGACCTTCTTCCTCATCAGCGACGACCCGCGCGTGCTGGGCATCCTCATCGCCTTCTGCTTCGGCGGCCTGCTGGAGGCCCTCGCCGGCTTCGGCGCCCCCGTGGCGATCGCCGCCGCCATGCTCATCGGCATCGGCTTCGGCAAGCTGCGCGGCGCCGTCACCGCCCTGGTCGCCAACACCGTCCCGGTCGCCTTCGGCGCGGTCGGGCTGCCGGTGCTCCAGGCCGCCAAGACCTCCGGTCTGGACGTCCTCGACGTCGCCCCGGTCTCCGCCCGGATCTGCGCGCTGCTCTGCCTGGTGGTGCCCTTCCTGATGCTGGCCATCATGGACGGCAAGAAGGGCGTGGTGCAGGTGTGGCCCTTCGGCCTGTTCTGCGGCATCGTCTTCGGCGCCACCAAGTGGGTCGTCGCCTCGACCGCCCTGTACAACCTCACCGAGATCTTCGCCGCCATCATCACCGTGGCCCTGGCGATGCTCTTCCTGAAGTTCTGGAAGCCCCAGGGCGGTCACGAGGCCGCCACCCGGATCGGCATTCCGATGGACTCCTCCATCGAGACCGAGGCCGTCGAGGCCGAGCACGTCGACACCTCCGACCTCACCGGCAAGAAGATCATGATGGCCCTGGTGCCCTACATCCTGGTGATCGTCGTCTTCGCCGTCGCAGCCGTCCCGGCCGTCAAGGGGGTGCTCGCCAAGGCGGACTTCGCCATGAAGTGGCCGCTGCTGTCGGGCAACCTGCTCAACGCCGCCGGAGAGGCCGCCGGCCACCAGACCTACACCTGGCAACTGACGTCGCAGCCGTGGTTCCTGCTGGCCATCGTGGCCATCCTGGTGGGTCTCATCTACCGGATGTCGTTCGGTGCGATCTTCAAGGAGCTGTGGGCCAACATCGTCAAGATGAAGTTCTCGGCCCTGACCATCGGCATGGTGGTCGCCCTGGCCTACGTGATGGGCGACTCGGGCCAGACCCTGGCCCTGGGCCTGTTCATCGCCGGCGCCGGTGCGGTCTACCCCTTCCTGGCCCCGTCGCTGGGCTGGATCGGCACCTACGTCACCGGCTCCGACACCTCGGCCAACATCCTCTTCTCGAACCTGCAGTCGACCGTCGGTCAGCAGATCGGCCAGGGCAGCTACCTGGGCGTCGACGGCATGCGCCACCTGCTGGTCGGTACCGGTGCCGCCGGCGGCGTCGTCGGCAAGATGATCTCCCCCCAGTCGCTGACCGTGGCCGCCACCGCCATCGGCCTGATGGGTGGGGAGTCGATCATCCTGCGCAAGGTGTTCAAGTACTCGATCCTGCTGATCGTGCTGATGTGCATCCTGGCCGGACTCATGTCCACGCCCGTGCTGGCGTGGATCCTGCCCTGA
- a CDS encoding FadR/GntR family transcriptional regulator, with product MTARGDGRDDDVLNRATDIEEGIGAEPEAAGEDVRTYRGFDVALSFIDSQILTGVYANGTRLPAERDLATRLGVSRGAVREAIRVLQAQGILVSGTGRGNGTRVQARPSNAIGRILRLQLALDVVSFADLTETRVALERAACAAAARRREPRPLAEAAKLLEQMRSVENPDLFNELDTAFHVALAEAGDNILMSDLTVAIRKSVETPISVAEHTLTSWPALREMLVTQHGQMLEAISDGDADRAAQVSEEHIRVAYQKLLYGMD from the coding sequence ATGACAGCACGCGGAGACGGACGAGATGACGATGTCCTCAACCGCGCCACTGACATCGAGGAGGGTATCGGCGCCGAACCCGAGGCCGCGGGCGAGGACGTCCGCACCTACCGTGGATTCGATGTGGCGTTGAGCTTCATCGACTCCCAGATCCTCACCGGCGTCTACGCCAACGGCACCCGGCTTCCCGCCGAACGCGATCTGGCCACCCGGCTGGGGGTGAGCCGCGGTGCGGTCCGGGAGGCGATCCGGGTGCTCCAGGCCCAGGGGATCCTCGTGTCGGGAACCGGGCGGGGCAACGGCACCCGCGTCCAGGCGCGGCCCAGCAACGCGATCGGGCGGATCCTGCGCCTCCAGCTGGCCCTGGATGTCGTCTCCTTCGCCGACCTCACCGAGACCCGGGTCGCCCTGGAGCGTGCGGCGTGCGCAGCGGCTGCCAGACGTCGTGAGCCCAGGCCACTGGCCGAGGCCGCGAAGCTGCTCGAACAGATGCGCTCCGTGGAGAACCCCGACCTGTTCAACGAGCTGGACACGGCCTTCCACGTGGCTCTGGCCGAAGCGGGCGACAACATCCTGATGAGCGACCTCACGGTGGCGATCCGCAAGTCCGTGGAGACCCCGATCAGCGTGGCGGAGCACACCCTGACGAGCTGGCCCGCGTTGCGCGAGATGCTCGTCACCCAGCACGGGCAGATGTTGGAGGCCATCTCCGACGGGGACGCGGACAGGGCCGCCCAGGTGAGTGAGGAGCACATCCGGGTCGCCTATCAGAAACTCCTGTACGGCATGGACTGA